The Vanacampus margaritifer isolate UIUO_Vmar chromosome 15, RoL_Vmar_1.0, whole genome shotgun sequence genome contains the following window.
TGTTGATTCTCGaaaggagtgtgtgtgcgtgtgttaaaGGTTACTTGACAACATCATATGTGCATTCCAAAGCATGATGTCCAGTGTTCCCGAAAATAGCATGTCACCCATTGCAGCTAGCAGCTGCCGCCTGTTCCTTTGAATCAACGTCCAAATCTGAATCCAGTCCGAAGTGtagtcaacaaataaaatagatATAATAGATCAGAGCCTTGAAAAGTCTTGATGATAGTTACCTAGGCGTGTTTTTTTGGAACTGTCGCGGAGGCCATAAATACACCCGCAACGCGTTGATGATGCGTGCAGAAGTGTGGCCCTTTGACGGACACCAGCATGTGCACCCCGAAGCTGTCACCTGATCCTGCCTTCCGACAGGGTTCTTTAACTGAGCTAAAAGAGTGAACTGGACGCTCACTTGTGCTGTCCTTGCCACCTTCAGGTTAGTCTTGTAGAAAATTCAAATAGGCCTCTTTTTGTTAAACAGTTAAAAGATCATAGTCGATGCTAAGTACATTCGTTGCAGACTTGGAATACTTGAATATGAGTGAATTTGCAACCACTTTATGGGAATGCTGATTTAATTAAACGGGTTCTCCCGTTTAACACGGGTCAAAGATTTATAATTGCTTTGCGGTTTTATGACTTACAAATGAGGGCGAGTACTTTGCTAGGGATGGTGAGATGGTGTTTGTGGACAAAGCAGATCAATAGTTTATTCCTATATGttgtagttgttgttgttagtaTATAGTATGTTGAAGATCCATTGTCTAACACAACTTGACTTGACCAGAAAAGCTGTCAATCAATGTGTCTCCCCACAGGGCTCAGGCGCAGCGAGAGTCTGTCCGAGAAGCAGGTGAAGGAGGCCAAGTCCAAATGTAAGCGGATCGCCCTTCTCCTTAGCGCCGCGCAGCCCAACCCCAACAACAAGGGCCTGTTGATGTTCAAGAAACACCGACAGAGAGCCAAACAGTACACCTTGGTCAGCTACGGCACTGGAGAGGACGAGCGCGACGACAGCACCGAAGAAGACGAAGAGAACACCCGGGCGGGAGTCCATGTTGTAGAGTTCACGCTCGCTGATCAAGATCATTCGGATTTAGCGACGCATATCCTCGCGAATGCCCGCAGTGGCAAAAGCGTGCTGACGATCTGCCTGGATAAAAGTCTCCTTGACATTGAGCAGAAGCGAACTCAGATGGAGTGTTTGCCCGAAACCAAGGGCAAAGGCGCCCTCATGTTCGCCAAGAGGCGCCAGAGAATGGACGAGATTGCGGCTGAGCACGAAGACCTGCGGCGCCAAGGGATGCCCGTTGACGGGGCGCAGAAAGTGGAACCGGCTTACACGCAGCCCGCCGTGGAGGACCACACATACATGGATGTGAACCTGCACCAGCAGCAGCAATACCAGCAATACCAGGAGCAGCAGTACTatgagcagcaacagcagcagtaccaacaacagcagcagtaccaacaacagcagcagtacCAACAGTATCAGCAACAGCAAATGTATCACCAAGACCAGCAAGGCTCAGTGCAACAGCAAAGCCATGAAGCGCAGAGCTCTTCTGGCAATCGCACCGCAAAGCCCTTTTTGGTACAGAACATGGCGGCGACACCTTACTCCCCCGCATTAACTGGAACTACTCAATATTCTACAGGCCAAGGAGAGCAGATCGCCTCCCGTGATGAGCGCATTTACACACCTGCAATCAGGTCGGGCATTCTGGATTCAAAGAGAAAAAACGTTGCCAAGCCCATGTTCACATTTAAAGAGACACCAAAGATGTCACCGAATCCCGAGCTGCTGAACCTCCTCAACATGAAGTATAAGAAGATGGGTTTTGAGTCAGGACCCGAGGAAGACTACCTCAGCCTCGGTGCAGAGGCTTGTAATTTCCTCCAGTCCTCACTGTCGAAACACAAGACTCCTCCGCCGGTGGCCCCAAAGCCTATGCTGGATCCTAGCTCTGCCCCCTGGTCTCCACAGATGGAAGTAACCAACCAGGGCATGCCTCAGCATGCTGAAAATAGTGTATCCGCACCTGCTCTAGCCCCCACTGCAGAGACCACCCCTTCAAGTGACCAAGAGCCAACCTCTACTCTGCCTGCCTCTGGGCCATCTCCCCCTCAAGCCCAACTGGAAGCCCCTGCCAACGCACCCACAGAGCTACAACAAACATGGCCTCCTTCAGTGCTAGAAACCCAACAACAGCAAGTCGCCGTTCAAGAGGGAAACGGTTATGTCAGCTCCTCTCCACAGCCTGATGCCAGTGCTGGAAGAATTTGGGATTCTGCACAAGCAACCCAGCAGCAATCACAAATTTCCTGTTATACGGCACAAGTGCAGCCCCAGGAGCCACCCCAAAGTCAGTCCTCTCTCCCGCCACAGTGGACGACCCCTCAACCCACTCACAGCCAAGTGCAGTCCCAACCCCCTGCCAATACCTGGACGCCTCAAATCCAGGCCTCCTGGAATCAAGCAGAGCAAGCACAGCCACACGTACAACCGACCTGGACTCACACGCCGGAGCCGCAAGTGCAGCAAATGCAGCCGACCTGGGGTCAACCTCAAGAACCAatgctgcagcagcagcagcagtcgcAGGCTTCCTGGGCCCAGTCTCCACAGGTAGACTCTCAACCAACATGGGCACTGGCCAAGTCCCAAACGCAAGCTCCTTGGATTCAGCCAGAATCCCAGCCACAACCGGCATGGGGTCAACCGGCACAGCAAAAAGCCTGGCCACAGACCCAAGCATCAGATCAATGGGCTCCAGCACAACCTCCAATTAACACCTGGCCGTTGACACAACCTACCTGGACACAAACAGCCCAAGCTCAACCACAGGCACAACCTCCAGCCGGTTCGAATGCATGGGCGCCTGCTCCCTCCCATCCCCAGCCACAGCCAACATGGGCCCATCAGCCTCCAGAACAGGTCCAGCGTTCCGCTAATTCCTGGGGGGCCGAGCAAGGTCCTGCCCAACATCAGCAGTCCTGGGACCAGTCTGTTCGTCCGCAGCCACAGCCGACCTGGCAGCAAGCACCTTTGAAGACAGCGCCGCAGCCGCAGATAAGTTCGTGGTCGCCGGCTCAACCTCAAACCCCTGCCTGGGCACCGCAGTCCCAGCAAACACCTGCGGCCAACGCTCCACCTTTGCCTAAGCCTTGGAATACCCAACAAAGCCGGGGCCCACAGCGAATTAGCACCTTCACCTCTGCTCAGAAAGTTTCATCCCCTGTCATTAACCCCTTGGCCACCGTCTTGAACCCATCGTCTGCCAGTTCAGCTTACGAGATGCCAGCCGTCCGAGGGAAAGGAGCCGACATGTTTGCCAAGAGGCAGTCTCGCATGGAGAAGTACGTGGTGGATTCGGAGACCGTGCAGGCCAACATGGCGAGTCGAGCCACGTCGCCAACTGCCTCCTTACCAAACGAGTGGAAGTACACCCCAAACGTACGTGCTCCGCCCTCACGGGGTTTCAATCCCATTCAGTCTCCCTCTTATCCGCCGGGCGCGTTAAAGCAGCCCCCTTCTACGGGCCCTGTGTCTAAAGccaagaaaaaaggaaaacaaggaCCTGCCCCAAAACCACTCGATGTAGTCGACGTCATGAAGCATCAACCTTACCAACTTAGTGCCTCGCTCTTTACATACGGGCCTGCAGTAGAAGCTGCAAAACAGCCTGCTCCTAAACCTAGCTGTTCACCCCAAAACCAGCAACCGCATGAGCAAATGGCCCCAGTTCAGCCAGCTGGGACATTTAATGCCCCATACCCACAGCAGGCCTACGATGGCAACTACCAGCCAACCGCTAACGCTTATCCCCCCTCTGATCCTTACCAGCAACCTTCAGGTGGTCCTTACTGGCAACCACATAACCAACAAACCCCTCAATTGCCCAGTCCCCAGTACCCGCCCCTACAGGTCCCTTACCAAGCTGCTGGTAGTCCCCCTTACCTTTCACCCACAACAGTAGCCTTCCAGCAGCCGCCTCCTGCTAACATAGCGCTGAGTTACCCTTTAGCTTCACCGCCTGGCTCTACAACCAGCGGCAACACTGGCGCAGCACCAAAACCCAAATTTACGGCCAAAAAAAGCTCCGCTCAGGTGTGGAAGCCCACGGTCGCTGAAAAAGAGTGATTCTTGCTCCCCGTAGTCTGcgtgtacattttatgtttatcggaaaaatttgaaaagttaAAACTCCAAAGTGGTGGTCACTTAAGAGTGTCGGTAAGTTGAATGGATTTTGAATGGAGGGTGATGTAATGAATCTCAGGTTGCAAATCAAGATAAGTGTCACGCCGCCAAAACTGgtaaaaaaggtgaaaaatgaATCGACTTTTGAGTCTTGAATCTACTTTCCCTGCAGCACCTCGGTcgattgaatttattttaagcttctttttttgttgtcagctGTTGCATCATGCTGACTGTTATATTTAAACTGAGTTGCGCGGATTGAATTTCAATTTGAGCCACTATGACCCAGgttaatatacaatatacagtagCCTATATTCAAATAATGCTGTTACAAGAATAGATAAAATGATGTTCttacattaattttattgtatgtttgCTTCTGAGCTGCTATATGTTTTACATGATTTCTTTTCTTCTCCCTATTTTCCTTTGTGTGTTTCCTTCTTGACACAGTGCACTTTCTGTATCATTCACTGCAGTGCCATTAAAACAAACTCCTATCCtccttttgtctttcttttcttttttttcccgttctGCATGCATTATGAGTTTcttctttgtttaaaataaaaccaaaaaaatgccTCTATTGAATCTGAGGTTAAGCCACATGAACTAGCCCCAAACTGATTTTCTACACAATTAAATGGGATATGCCTTCCTTGCCTTCTCACTGGACACATAATCCAAAATCTAAAATTCTGCCTTAATGACACTATACTATAACATTATTTGCATTTCACTCCCTCCCCTCCTACTTTTTCCTATGTATCCTGTGCACCTCAATCTTCCACCACATGGGGGCAGCATTGCACCTTCTGCATTCTGTGTAACCAAATAGTGCAATAAACAATGTCTGGGTCTTCCCTCCCCTTAGGTAACAGTCAGGAGCTACTCCCTGTCGCCTCCAGCTAGAGCGCCCTCCACAGGCCATCAATCGACCTGCTCCTCCGCTCGAGCATCCAGGAAGACTGCCTGGCTGGAGAAAAGCCCCAAAATTTTAACGCCTTGGGAGGCGGCATCCCGCCATCCCCTGGGGCTGGTGGATGAAGCCTTTGCCTCCCAGGACCTGCAGCAGAACTTGGCCTCCAGCGTTCGCCTGGCGGCGCAGCGGAAGCTCGTCCCCGAGCCGCCTGCCCAGTGGACGGCCAGGGGGTCCCCGCAGAGGGAGGGCGGCCAATGGGGTTGGGGTCCCTGTCGGTTGGGTGTCCCCAGCACTGGTGAGCGTGTTGGTTACGGGTCCCTGCCGAGACAGTGGCAGCCTCATAGGCCTGCGAGCCACTTGGGGCCCCCATCTGAGGGGAAAAGGCCCCCAGTGGGACTGCTTAAATCTTCATATAGAACGAACTACAATTGGCAGCACTAAGATGCAAATTAAGACTCAAGAAACTTTGCATGCTGTAATTGTATCAACATCACAGAGACTTTGAAGTAATTGATTTAGTGAACGTGGCACACATTTGTTTCTACTTATTCTATTTGTGAGTGTGTCccgtttttctcacttttgcgTTCTTTTCACATCATTTCTGCAGTGGAAGTTCCAAGTATTTAGCATGCTGACCAGCCTCgttccaaattttaatattaagaCAACCATAGCAcccatgtatttttgtttacgtGTTCTTTAAAGCAGACTTTCCCAACCACTATTCCACGATGCAGAAAATTATCAAATTTCACCTAACTGGACAggaaatgaaatacaattaaaatgagGTAGGCTACTGCATGCTGAAAAATTAAacgctcttccactagatggcagaattaAGGTTGCTGTGTGTCCAACGAGGCATTGGCTGGTATCACATTTCTGACGATATGATAAGCTTGAGCAAAAATATCATTAACCTTATTGCAATATTGCAGCTCTAACATGTATTGTTTAATGTTTGGGTGCAATAAGCACATCTTTAACCAATTTAGAAtaactgattttatttttaaggaacATTGTGAATATCAGGCAACCTGTATACCATGCTAAGTTAAAAATTGTtatcaaatgaatacaaaaataaatatagcttT
Protein-coding sequences here:
- the synpo2a gene encoding uncharacterized protein synpo2a isoform X2; translated protein: MRTGEFICITLQGGGPWGFTLEEGQGDTDTPLLVSQVEEGGRASQAGVREGDEVVSLNGEPCVGVTLWQARAIANASGSLLRLLIKRSRGEKESLKLRELYISETQDEISDGELHREPGDTPSLSLSQQTLDNMSCTSLGSAHGVEGEHTTTGATQEAPPSPGRKPLSQHGVVQVQEPAASASPGRGILSGEVGGPGVSAGSRGVGGGPCELPGSFSVAFQIPSDEGTPAEEEDSDSDHGKPNKHRARHSRLRRSESLSEKQVKEAKSKCKRIALLLSAAQPNPNNKGLLMFKKHRQRAKQYTLVSYGTGEDERDDSTEEDEENTRAGVHVVEFTLADQDHSDLATHILANARSGKSVLTICLDKSLLDIEQKRTQMECLPETKGKGALMFAKRRQRMDEIAAEHEDLRRQGMPVDGAQKVEPAYTQPAVEDHTYMDVNLHQQQQYQQYQEQQYYEQQQQQYQQQQQYQQQQQYQQYQQQQMYHQDQQGSVQQQSHEAQSSSGNRTAKPFLVQNMAATPYSPALTGTTQYSTGQGEQIASRDERIYTPAIRSGILDSKRKNVAKPMFTFKETPKMSPNPELLNLLNMKYKKMGFESGPEEDYLSLGAEACNFLQSSLSKHKTPPPVAPKPMLDPSSAPWSPQMEVTNQGMPQHAENSVSAPALAPTAETTPSSDQEPTSTLPASGPSPPQAQLEAPANAPTELQQTWPPSVLETQQQQVAVQEGNGYVSSSPQPDASAGRIWDSAQATQQQSQISCYTAQVQPQEPPQSQSSLPPQWTTPQPTHSQVQSQPPANTWTPQIQASWNQAEQAQPHVQPTWTHTPEPQVQQMQPTWGQPQEPMLQQQQQSQASWAQSPQVDSQPTWALAKSQTQAPWIQPESQPQPAWGQPAQQKAWPQTQASDQWAPAQPPINTWPLTQPTWTQTAQAQPQAQPPAGSNAWAPAPSHPQPQPTWAHQPPEQVQRSANSWGAEQGPAQHQQSWDQSVRPQPQPTWQQAPLKTAPQPQISSWSPAQPQTPAWAPQSQQTPAANAPPLPKPWNTQQSRGPQRISTFTSAQKVSSPVINPLATVLNPSSASSAYEMPAVRGKGADMFAKRQSRMEKYVVDSETVQANMASRATSPTASLPNEWKYTPNVTVRSYSLSPPARAPSTGHQSTCSSARASRKTAWLEKSPKILTPWEAASRHPLGLVDEAFASQDLQQNLASSVRLAAQRKLVPEPPAQWTARGSPQREGGQWGWGPCRLGVPSTGERVGYGSLPRQWQPHRPASHLGPPSEGKRPPVGLLKSSYRTNYNWQH
- the synpo2a gene encoding synaptopodin-2 isoform X1, whose translation is MRTGEFICITLQGGGPWGFTLEEGQGDTDTPLLVSQVEEGGRASQAGVREGDEVVSLNGEPCVGVTLWQARAIANASGSLLRLLIKRSRGEKESLKLRELYISETQDEISDGELHREPGDTPSLSLSQQTLDNMSCTSLGSAHGVEGEHTTTGATQEAPPSPGRKPLSQHGVVQVQEPAASASPGRGILSGEVGGPGVSAGSRGVGGGPCELPGSFSVAFQIPSDEGTPAEEEDSDSDHGKPNKHRARHSRLRRSESLSEKQVKEAKSKCKRIALLLSAAQPNPNNKGLLMFKKHRQRAKQYTLVSYGTGEDERDDSTEEDEENTRAGVHVVEFTLADQDHSDLATHILANARSGKSVLTICLDKSLLDIEQKRTQMECLPETKGKGALMFAKRRQRMDEIAAEHEDLRRQGMPVDGAQKVEPAYTQPAVEDHTYMDVNLHQQQQYQQYQEQQYYEQQQQQYQQQQQYQQQQQYQQYQQQQMYHQDQQGSVQQQSHEAQSSSGNRTAKPFLVQNMAATPYSPALTGTTQYSTGQGEQIASRDERIYTPAIRSGILDSKRKNVAKPMFTFKETPKMSPNPELLNLLNMKYKKMGFESGPEEDYLSLGAEACNFLQSSLSKHKTPPPVAPKPMLDPSSAPWSPQMEVTNQGMPQHAENSVSAPALAPTAETTPSSDQEPTSTLPASGPSPPQAQLEAPANAPTELQQTWPPSVLETQQQQVAVQEGNGYVSSSPQPDASAGRIWDSAQATQQQSQISCYTAQVQPQEPPQSQSSLPPQWTTPQPTHSQVQSQPPANTWTPQIQASWNQAEQAQPHVQPTWTHTPEPQVQQMQPTWGQPQEPMLQQQQQSQASWAQSPQVDSQPTWALAKSQTQAPWIQPESQPQPAWGQPAQQKAWPQTQASDQWAPAQPPINTWPLTQPTWTQTAQAQPQAQPPAGSNAWAPAPSHPQPQPTWAHQPPEQVQRSANSWGAEQGPAQHQQSWDQSVRPQPQPTWQQAPLKTAPQPQISSWSPAQPQTPAWAPQSQQTPAANAPPLPKPWNTQQSRGPQRISTFTSAQKVSSPVINPLATVLNPSSASSAYEMPAVRGKGADMFAKRQSRMEKYVVDSETVQANMASRATSPTASLPNEWKYTPNVRAPPSRGFNPIQSPSYPPGALKQPPSTGPVSKAKKKGKQGPAPKPLDVVDVMKHQPYQLSASLFTYGPAVEAAKQPAPKPSCSPQNQQPHEQMAPVQPAGTFNAPYPQQAYDGNYQPTANAYPPSDPYQQPSGGPYWQPHNQQTPQLPSPQYPPLQVPYQAAGSPPYLSPTTVAFQQPPPANIALSYPLASPPGSTTSGNTGAAPKPKFTAKKSSAQVWKPTVAEKE